One segment of Candidatus Neomarinimicrobiota bacterium DNA contains the following:
- a CDS encoding dihydroorotate dehydrogenase, protein MADLTVALGEKLALRNPILTASGTFGYGDEAPDLVDVNRLGGLITKSLTRYPREGHPPPRIAETPAGMLNAIGLANIGVERFCAENLPFLAGLKTAVLVSIAGSSMDEYGEVLEILEAGDPGIAGYEINISCPNVAAGGMEFGVSAEMTEKLTRLLRPLTQRHLMVKLSPNVTSIADIALAAQRGGADAVSAINTVVGLGVDPRTGVFHVSGGLAGLSGPAIRPIALAAVYQVARAVTIPVVGVGGIMTVDDVVAFLRVGAHAVQVGTANYRDPAIGLRLAAEVSVFMEELGVERISGFWGSSLA, encoded by the coding sequence ATGGCTGACCTGACCGTTGCCCTGGGCGAGAAGCTGGCTCTGCGGAATCCGATTCTCACGGCCAGCGGCACTTTCGGCTACGGCGACGAGGCACCGGACCTGGTGGATGTCAACCGGCTGGGCGGGCTGATCACCAAATCGCTCACGCGCTACCCCCGGGAGGGGCACCCGCCGCCACGCATCGCAGAGACGCCCGCGGGCATGCTCAATGCCATCGGACTGGCAAATATCGGGGTGGAGCGGTTCTGCGCCGAAAACTTACCTTTTTTGGCCGGGCTGAAGACGGCCGTGCTGGTGAGCATCGCCGGGTCCAGCATGGATGAATATGGTGAGGTTCTGGAAATCCTCGAGGCCGGCGACCCCGGCATCGCCGGATATGAGATCAATATCTCGTGCCCCAACGTAGCCGCGGGGGGCATGGAGTTTGGCGTTAGCGCCGAGATGACCGAAAAGCTCACCCGGCTGCTGCGGCCGCTCACCCAGCGGCACCTGATGGTGAAACTCAGCCCCAACGTTACCTCCATCGCCGACATCGCCTTGGCCGCCCAGCGGGGCGGTGCCGACGCGGTGAGTGCCATCAACACCGTGGTGGGCCTGGGCGTGGACCCGCGCACGGGCGTGTTCCACGTTTCGGGCGGCCTGGCGGGCCTCTCGGGACCGGCCATACGGCCCATCGCCCTGGCCGCCGTTTACCAGGTTGCGCGAGCCGTAACCATTCCCGTGGTCGGGGTGGGGGGCATCATGACGGTGGACGACGTGGTGGCGTTTCTCCGGGTGGGCGCCCACGCCGTACAGGTGGGGACCGCCAACTACCGGGACCCGGCTATCGGGCTGCGCCTGGCAGCGGAGGTGAGTGTGTTCATGGAGGAACTGGGTGTCGAGCGTATCTCCGGGTTTTGGGGCAGCAGCCTGGCATGA
- a CDS encoding dihydroorotate dehydrogenase electron transfer subunit has protein sequence MVIETATVRANDRLARGIYKLELEAPAIAAAVRPGQFVEVLIDESPVPLLRRPMSVASRQGDHIALIYKIFGVGTKTMAAWEPDVAVNLLGPLGNGWQLADGSYPILAGGGVGIAPISFLHDELLEQGIEHQLIMGARARAEHYLSHAPENAITLATDDGSLGIKGTVLDGIAGVRERLGSDRITIYGCGPTPMLAALQAFVRDHNLACQLSMETIMGCGFGICQGCTVELTRPPDPPPHSYREHYQLACLDGPVFWARDLA, from the coding sequence ATGGTGATTGAGACCGCAACCGTACGTGCCAACGACCGGCTGGCCCGCGGCATCTACAAACTGGAGCTGGAAGCACCCGCGATTGCGGCGGCGGTGAGGCCGGGCCAATTTGTGGAAGTGCTTATCGATGAGAGCCCCGTGCCCCTGCTGCGCCGTCCCATGAGCGTGGCGTCACGGCAAGGCGACCACATCGCATTGATATACAAAATTTTTGGAGTGGGAACGAAGACCATGGCCGCATGGGAGCCCGATGTTGCGGTTAATCTTTTGGGGCCCCTGGGAAACGGCTGGCAGTTGGCCGACGGGAGCTATCCCATACTGGCGGGTGGTGGCGTCGGCATCGCGCCCATCAGTTTCCTGCACGATGAGCTGCTAGAGCAGGGCATCGAACACCAGCTGATTATGGGTGCCCGGGCACGGGCGGAGCACTACCTGTCCCATGCGCCCGAAAACGCCATTACGCTGGCGACGGACGACGGTTCCCTGGGGATCAAGGGGACGGTGCTCGATGGGATCGCAGGGGTCCGCGAACGGCTCGGAAGCGACAGAATTACCATCTATGGCTGTGGCCCAACACCCATGCTGGCGGCCCTCCAAGCGTTTGTCCGTGACCACAATCTGGCCTGCCAGCTGTCCATGGAGACTATCATGGGCTGCGGCTTCGGCATTTGTCAGGGTTGCACCGTGGAGCTGACCCGCCCGCCTGATCCGCCGCCGCATAGCTACCGGGAGCACTACCAGTTGGCCTGCCTGGACGGACCGGTGTTCTGGGCGCGCGATCTGGCTTGA